In Labrus bergylta chromosome 5, fLabBer1.1, whole genome shotgun sequence, the genomic window GAATAAATCAATTAGGAATTTCTATGTTGGCATTTTATGAAAAGTAATGATGGATGGACATCTCTGTACCTCTTTCCCAAGAAATACTTTGGTCATAAACATTTATATAGTTTTATTTCTATAAAGTTAGGGGGTAGTTAGACTTTGGATACATGTTAAATACAATATATTGATCCACATAAGACTGGCTTTTGCATTGCAGTACATTGTTTTATCAACATATATTGTTgaaacatggggggggggggtgatttgATTGTCGCAGGGGACTTTTATCACATTCAGAACATTTGATTgagcagttgttgttttttttcaacaaacttATTTCTTAATAGTTTTTTAACTTGCCTTCAGTATGTGTTGTCAACAGAGACAGTGAGTATAGCTCTGATGTAGAACTTAAGTTATTTATTGTCCAATACTTTATTACATTATATACAGAttagaaaaacaagaagtgaaacatctcaattttttttacttcttgaGAGAATATTTTTCCAAATCACTTCGAAAGgatttttcaaatgaatgtaATGACATCATTTTTAAGTTGTTTGAGTGTGAACTGGCTTAACTAATTTTCCTCTGAAttctttgtgtgtaatgttCAGGTGACTGTTCATTAAGCCACTCGGGAGACAGGAGTGAAGAGGAGCTACTAAAGGGTCTTCTCACTGATGACTACTGCCATGTGTGTGAGGCTGTGCTGCTCTTTGAATCGCAGAGGCTGTCCCATTACGAGGTGTGTGCAGCTGTTGAAGCACTAATCATGGAACTGTTCCACAGGTTAAAGatctttttttatcacaactCCTTTATCCTCCAACTGCAGGGAAAGAAACATGCTCAGAAACTCCGGGTGTACCTGCAGGCCAAGAGAGCTGAGAAGATGAACAAACACTCCACGGGGTCCCAGGTTAGCACTCCTTTAGACATTCTACACttgtctttattctttttttttttttgcattattgaTCTGCAAtgtcaaaaaattgaaaaaaagcaaaccaaAAGCACTGAAAGCCTCTTGTAATATCAAGAATAAGAGTCCTCGTTTTAATGACCCAGCAAAATCCTTAACAAAGAATATGATGACGAGAGCGATGCACAGATGGACCCCCCCCCTAAGAACGTGGGGAGTGTAGTGAATGGATGCAACAGTCTCAACTTCGTACAAGCAGTGGTAGAACTTGGGATGCTTTTTTCAGAGTACATATTTATGCAAGGAAATATACAAATTCTTCTCAAAATAAGTCAGTCTTGttcatgccttttttttcagcagacCATGACTACTGACAAGGATCGTTTCTGTGAGCTGTGTAACATGGTGTTCAGTTCCCCCGTGGTGGCTAGATCCCACTATGAAGGAAAAGTCCACACAAAAAATCTGGGGAAAAAAGGACTTCAGCCCACAGGTACAGTTGTGTAAAGGAAAAGTGATGTACAGCTGTGAATTTAAGATCTACACAGAAACTGACGTGATAAAGTGTAAAAAGTGGAACACAAATGAACTTCAATTGATTCAAGTCTTATTGCTGTTGTAGACAGGTACACAGAGTCGAGCACTTTACCAAGTGTGACACAGGATTATGATCATGCCAACCAGAAATCAGCAGGAAGTAGTGATATGGAACATCTCCTGGACCCCAGAGCCACCACAGCTACACCCAGCACAGAGGTTGATCTGAAGGACCCTAACAAGTACTGTGCCCTGTGTGATGCTTCCTTCAACAATCCTCAGATGGCTTTACAGCACTACAATGGACGCAAACACCAGAGGAACCAGGCCCGACAGGAGCTGCTCCAAGAGCTCGGAGACAATGTCCAACAAGGTAAAACAGGATTCTGCCTCTCAGCAAAGCAGTGTAATACATATGTCATGTGACCCAGTGGGAAATATATTGGAATTGCAGGtaaaaatcataataataattcttGAGGAAGATTTGTTCTTTGGAGGACACATTATATTTTGCATGTACAGTAAGATGATAAATTAAACCAGTTTAATCTTACTTACACACAAGATATTAAGGAatttaaagatgattttgaaaCAGCAATCCTGTCAGACAAGAAGGATTTCATCTCACCAGAGGGAGCATGAAGTTAGGAGAATAGCAGGTAGGTGTTCCCTTTAAAACCCTCTGATAATAGAAGTGCTGTTGGCGAGAGTTAGTCGTATCAGGAACAGTTTTCAATAGATGTTATTTCCATTTGGACAGTTAGATTGGACATTTCTTGCATTGCTCCTAGAGTCAACTTTAcaaaatgttataaaaaaaaaaaaaaaaggagcaatatTAGAGATGAAAAAGAAGCAAAAGTCTacaacaattctacaattcatttagcagacgctttgaATTTAAGTGAcagacatcagagagtaaatacaacacaagcaaggatctagaaaagaggaaacagcgTCAGTTAAAAGGAAACCGCTTTAAGTCCGATCTGACAAAATTAATTTGTAaattaataaaagaaatatacacTGTACAAAAAATACTCTGATATTTGCAAGGATACACTGTAATATAAAAAGTACATGTGTCTTTTCATGTTAATTGTGTACCTTCATTATTTGCATCTGATATTATTTACCACATCTCTTATTGAACACAGAAGTTTTCACACATTATTTCACATTATATGATTGACTTTGCATGCGTTTGCCCTGTGAGGAAGTTTACTGTTGTTAGCTGTCATTAGGTAGGTGAGGTGTGGGGTGAGATATATCTACAGGGAGTGTTAAATAATAACTTAATGACTGTTTGCAGTTGTTTCTTCAAATGTCAACTTCAGGTCTCctgtagtgtttttttattaatctgCTTTTTATCTATAGTTGCAggttgtgtaaaatgtgtttgtaaaaaGATTTGGAGATGAaatccacaaaatgtgaaaaatgaaaatatttttgacaTGAGTTAGAACCActacaaaaaaatcaatcaaagaaATAGATGTGAGTGGTTTGAATTGTTCATCTTGGTCTTTAGCTGTTTTAACCCACCTCACCATCTCTTCCACTTTCTATTGTCCATAGACAACTCCCTGATGTGTTCCATGTGTAGTATGCAATTTAACTCTGTGGAGATGTACCAGGCCCACATGCAGGGGAACAAGCACCAGACTAAGTACGATCAATCATTTGTTAAAACAGATCAGGACTCTGTGATATCATTTATACTGCTCTCACAATGTCATCATTTTGCACTGCCCTTGACTTTGTTGAACAGCACTGATAAAGCTGAGTTAAGCTTCATCTGAATCAGTCAAATTATTCCATAAAATGATTATgactcctttttctttcttctctacAGGGAGAAGAAGGTCGTTTACCTTTGCAACTCCCAACAAAAAGTCTACAGCACATTTGCAGATGAACTTTCTGATTATGTACAGGTTCAGAGGGCTCGTGGAATCACCTCAAAGAACAGTCCAGTCCTCGCAACAGCTGATAAACgaaaggaggatgaggaagaagaacaagatGAAGTAATTAACAAGGGAGATATCTCAGAACTGGATAAGCCATTGCCAAACCTTCATCCCAGCTCTAACCCTCCTCATCACTCCCGTCTAGGTTGTTTTAATCCAGGTGAAAGGTGGCGTCCTCAACATCAGGGCACTTCCTGGCCCTCTGAGGGCTGGCACTACAACTTCCCTCCTCCTGTTTTCCCAGGCCCAGGCTCTGCACTGATCTCTAGTATGCCAGTTAAAAGGAGGAGGCACAGAAAGCAGTCAAGTTCTTCCTCGTATAACAGCTCATCATCATATTCCTCCTCATATTCCTCCTCTTATAGCAGCAGTACAAGTGACAGTGATGACAGTGAATACAAGcgcagagaaaagaggaaggcTAGAAATTCCAGGAGGGAGATGGACAGAAGGGCAAAGGACAAGGACTCAGACatagcagagaggaggagaaaacgaCGGAGGAAGGAAAAAGGTAAGGAGTCggtggagaggagaagaagggaaTCTGGAGatgcagaggaagagaggagaagaagaaaaatcaaaggTCCTGGCAAGAGGGgaagacgagaaaagaaatCCCTGGAGGAGGACgttaaagaggaggggggagggggcaaaGAGATGGACAAATTAATGCCAGAAGACatgaatgacaataaaaaggAAGGGGAAGTGGATATGAATGCTGATATGAATGTTGAGGAAGGGGATGGTGGACAGTATGAGCAAGCCAAACCCAAAtacaggaaagagaagaagaaaacaaaggagaaagTAGACAGTAGGACAGAGGATGAGAAGCTGTGGGATGACTCTATTCTCGGCTGTTAAACTCACAAGACCAAGTTTGACAGATGACATTTAGTAATACAGTTAACAATGCAGTTTCCATTAG contains:
- the zmat1 gene encoding zinc finger matrin-type protein 1 isoform X2 → MDVESVCTSLLAESDARNKTISAPNVASVTDADKVINTKIGSAQVEGDCSLSHSGDRSEEELLKGLLTDDYCHVCEAVLLFESQRLSHYEGKKHAQKLRVYLQAKRAEKMNKHSTGSQTMTTDKDRFCELCNMVFSSPVVARSHYEGKVHTKNLGKKGLQPTDRYTESSTLPSVTQDYDHANQKSAGSSDMEHLLDPRATTATPSTEVDLKDPNKYCALCDASFNNPQMALQHYNGRKHQRNQARQELLQELGDNVQQDNSLMCSMCSMQFNSVEMYQAHMQGNKHQTKEKKVVYLCNSQQKVYSTFADELSDYVQVQRARGITSKNSPVLATADKRKEDEEEEQDEVINKGDISELDKPLPNLHPSSNPPHHSRLGCFNPGERWRPQHQGTSWPSEGWHYNFPPPVFPGPGSALISSMPVKRRRHRKQSSSSSYNSSSSYSSSYSSSYSSSTSDSDDSEYKRREKRKARNSRREMDRRAKDKDSDIAERRRKRRRKEKGKESVERRRRESGDAEEERRRRKIKGPGKRGRREKKSLEEDVKEEGGGGKEMDKLMPEDMNDNKKEGEVDMNADMNVEEGDGGQYEQAKPKYRKEKKKTKEKVDSRTEDEKLWDDSILGC
- the zmat1 gene encoding zinc finger matrin-type protein 1 isoform X1, with the protein product MDVESVCTSLLAESDARNKTISAPNVASVTDADKVINTKIGSAQVEGDCSLSHSGDRSEEELLKGLLTDDYCHVCEAVLLFESQRLSHYEGKKHAQKLRVYLQAKRAEKMNKHSTGSQQTMTTDKDRFCELCNMVFSSPVVARSHYEGKVHTKNLGKKGLQPTDRYTESSTLPSVTQDYDHANQKSAGSSDMEHLLDPRATTATPSTEVDLKDPNKYCALCDASFNNPQMALQHYNGRKHQRNQARQELLQELGDNVQQDNSLMCSMCSMQFNSVEMYQAHMQGNKHQTKEKKVVYLCNSQQKVYSTFADELSDYVQVQRARGITSKNSPVLATADKRKEDEEEEQDEVINKGDISELDKPLPNLHPSSNPPHHSRLGCFNPGERWRPQHQGTSWPSEGWHYNFPPPVFPGPGSALISSMPVKRRRHRKQSSSSSYNSSSSYSSSYSSSYSSSTSDSDDSEYKRREKRKARNSRREMDRRAKDKDSDIAERRRKRRRKEKGKESVERRRRESGDAEEERRRRKIKGPGKRGRREKKSLEEDVKEEGGGGKEMDKLMPEDMNDNKKEGEVDMNADMNVEEGDGGQYEQAKPKYRKEKKKTKEKVDSRTEDEKLWDDSILGC